A single window of Bufo bufo chromosome 10, aBufBuf1.1, whole genome shotgun sequence DNA harbors:
- the SALL1 gene encoding sal-like protein 1 — translation MSRRKQAKPQHLQSDPGLALPGSHGTLDLIQMKIARESEEMKSEVDEGKLLFIKERVTERVQAHRTPKNKDAHVCTRCCAEFFELSDLLQHKKNCTKNQLVLIVNENPPPPAETTSPSPPSDNPDEHMNDTVNNADQADCSDLSEHDKPDKEESMEVEIEASNSSSGSNKVENGVSSSNNSTLGTSAITTTLPQVRDLAALGNFSVINSNVIIENLQSTKVAVAQFSQEAKSKGASNNKMAVPALMEQLLALQQQQIHQLHLIEQIRHQILLLASQSAEMPTSSGSQGALRVSATPLTTLSSHLSQQLAAAAGLAQSLASQSASISGIKQIPSVQLPQSSPGTNIPSNSSCSPSIGQMAAANPPSVDRVPSSTGGSQVSNQAAPITSSPAFAISSLLSPAPNPLLPQAATSTTIFPSALPNIGTTAEDLSSLRKSKPASTAPFEAKSSSDEAFFKHKCRFCAKVFGSDSALQIHLRSHTGERPFKCNICGNRFSTKGNLKVHFQRHKEKYPHIQMNPYPVPEHLDNIPTSTGIPYGMSIPPEKPVTNWLDSKPVLPSLTTSVGMPLPPTISNLTPFIKTEEPQSIAISHPVASPSDSGKSDLPAVGSTLKKSNSPLEEIESMELPNPDDKGEENSQHSNFQNFDSTTCSPSGDLATANPTTFSNPVLPLLSEQFKAKFPFGGLLDTAPASETSKLQQLVENIDKKSSDPNECVICHRVLSCHSALKMHYRTHTGERPFKCKVCGRAFTTKGNLKTHYSVHRAMPPLRVQHSCPICQKKFTNAVVLQQHIRMHMGGQIPNTLVAENYPDSMESDTGSFDEKTMDDLDNFSDENMEDCPDSSVPDTPKSADASQDSLSSSPLPPEISSIAALENQMKMISAGLAEQLQASLKSAEYGSIEGDGMTNDSSSFGGDLESHSAGSPAASESTYSMNAMSPNSTNDILKFPNAEERPPRALPSELSNGMSPTPANGGALDLTSTNTDKVIKEEPMGVLFPFRERNKFKNTICDICGKTFACQSALDIHYRSHTKERPFICTVCNRGFSTKGNLKQHMLTHQMRDLPSQLFEPSSNLSINTHLTPNPTPNPLATIIKTEFNGFLHGSTQESKEQTPSIKSSGSLSSSATSPVLLSALARRTPKQHYCHACGKSFSSSSALQIHERTHTGEKPFACTICGRAFTTKGNLKVHMGTHMWNSTPARRGRRLSVDGPMAFLGGNPIKFPEIFQKDLVARTGNGDPSSFWNQYAAALSNGLAMKTNEISVIQNGGITPMTGSLGNGGSSPISGLTGNLEKLQNSEPNAPLAGLEKLASSENGTSFKFMRFVEDSKEIATN, via the exons ATGTCTCGGAGGAAGCAGGCGAAACCCCAGCATCTCCAATCGGACCCTGGGCTGGCCCTGCCTGGAAGTCATG GTACACTGGATCTAATACAGATGAAGATTGCCAGAGAGTCTGAAGAAATGAAATCTGAAGTAGATGAAGGAAAACTTCTATTTATAAAAGAAA GAGTTACAGAGAGGGTTCAAGCTCACCGGACACCCAAGAACAAGGATGCTCACGTCTGCACCAGATGTTGCGCTGAGTTCTTTGAACTATCAGATTTGTTGCAACACAAGAAGAACTGCACTAAAAATCAATTGGTTCTAATTGTGAATGAAAATCCACCACCTCCTGCTGAAACAACCTCTCCAAGTCCCCCCTCAGATAATCCTGACGAGCACATGAATGACACAGTTAATAACGCAGATCAAGCTGACTGTAGTGACCTTTCAGAGCATGACAAGCCTGACAAAGAAGAATCCATGGAGGTGGAGATCGAAGCTAGCAATAGCAGCAGTGGTTCCAACAAAGTGGAAAATGGTgtttctagtagtaataattccacCTTGGGTACCTCAGCCATCACAACCACACTACCTCAAGTAAGGGATCTGGCAGCTTTGGGCAACTTTTCAGTTATTAACAGCAATGTCATTATTGAAAACCTTCAAAGTACTAAAGTGGCGGTGGCACAGTTTTCTCAAGAAGCAAAGTCTAAAGGAGCAAGTAACAATAAAATGGCCGTGCCAGCACTAATGGAGCAGCTTCTGGCTTTGCAACAGCAGCAGATACACCAGTTGCACCTAATTGAGCAAATTCGTCACCAAATATTATTGTTGGCATCACAAAGTGCAGAAATGCCTACATCTAGCGGTTCTCAAGGGGCACTGAGGGTATCTGCTACCCCGTTGACTACATTGAGTTCTCACCTGTCCCAACAGCTTGCAGCAGCAGCTGGCTTGGCTCAAAGTCTTGCTAGCCAGTCAGCCAGCATTAGTGGTATCAAGCAAATACCCTCAGTACAGCTACCTCAGAGCAGCCCTGGCACCAATATTCCATCCAATAGTAGTTGTTCTCCTTCTATCGGTCAAATGGCAGCAGCTAATCCACCTTCTGTAGACAGAGTACCTTCAAGCACTGGTGGCTCACAGGTTAGTAACCAAGCAGCACCTATAACATCTTCACCAGCCTTTGCAATAAGCAGTCTATTAAGTCCTGCACCTAATCCACTACTACCTCAGGCTGCAACGAGTACCACCATATTCCCCAGTGCATTACCCAACATAGGAACAACGGCAGAGGACTTAAGCTCACTGAGGAAAAGCAAGCCGGCCAGCACAGCTCCATTTGAAGCAAAGAGCTCCTCTGATGAGGCGTTCTTCAAGCACAAGTGTAGATTCTGTGCAAAGGTCTTTGGTAGTGACAGTGCCTTGCAGATCCATCTTAGGTCTCATACAGGCGAGAGGCCATTTAAATGCAACATTTGCGGTAACCGGTTTTCCACTAAAGGAAATCTAAAAGTTCACTTTCAGCGTCATAAAGAGAAATATCCTCACATTCAGATGAATCCATACCCGGTGCCAGAGCATTTGGACAACATACCAACAAGTACAGGAATTCCATATGGAATGTCTATACCACCTGAAAAACCTGTGACAAACTGGCTGGACAGCAAGCCAGTTTTACCTAGCCTGACCACATCTGTGGGGATGCCACTTCCACCAACTATTTCAAACTTGACACCATTCATTAAGACTGAAGAACCCCAATCTATAGCCATCAGTCACCCAGTTGCTAGCCCATCCGATTCAGGAAAAAGTGATTTGCCGGCTGTAGGatccactttaaaaaaaagtaacagTCCTTTAGAAGAGATTGAATCTATGGAGTTGCCCAACCCCGATGACAAAGGTGAAGAAAACTCTCAACAttcaaattttcaaaattttgacAGCACTACTTGCTCTCCTTCTGGTGACTTGGCAACTGCTAACCCCACAACTTTTTCAAACCCAGTTCTACCATTGCTCTCCGAACAATTCAAAGCAAAATTTCCTTTTGGTGGGCTTTTGGATACAGCTCCTGCATCAGAGACCTCCAAACTGCAGCAACTTGTAGAGAATATTGACAAAAAGTCTAGTGACCCAAATGAGTGTGTGATATGTCATCGTGTACTAAGCTGCCATAGCGCTCTTAAAATGCATTATCgaacacacacaggggaaagacCCTTCAAATGTAAAGTATGTGGACGTGCTTTTACCACGAAAGGTAACCTAAAGACTCACTATAGCGTCCATCGTGCCATGCCACCACTTAGGGTACAGCATTCCTGCCCCATTTGTCAAAAGAAATTTACAAACGCCGTTGTGCTGCAGCAACATATCAGGATGCATATGGGAGGACAAATTCCAAACACCCTAGTCGCTGAAAATTATCCTGACTCTATGGAATCTGATACTGGGTCCtttgatgaaaaaactatggatgaCCTTGACAACTTCTCAGATGAAAACATGGAAGACTGTCCTGATAGCAGTGTTCCAGACACACCTAAATCTGCAGATGCATCTCAAGATAGCTTATCTTCCTCTCCACTGCCCCCTGAAATCTCAAGCATTGCTGCTTTAGAGAATCAAATGAAGATGATCAGTGCTGGACTGGCTGAGCAGCTTCAAGCTAGTCTCAAGTCAGCTGAATATGGCTCCATTGAAGGTGATGGTATGACTAATGACTCATCCTCTTTTGGTGGTGACCTTGAAAGCCACAGTGCTGGGAGCCCAGCTGCCTCGGAGTCTACTTATTCAATGAATGCTATGTCACCTAACAGCACAAATGACATTTTGAAGTTTCCTAACGCTGAAGAAAGGCCACCTCGAGCTTTACCATCTGAACTATCCAACGGGATGTCACCAACTCCTGCCAATGGAGGTGCTCTAGACTTGACCTCCACCAACACAGACAAAGTGATTAAAGAAGAACCCATGGGTGTGCTATTTCCATTCAGAGAACGAAACAAATTTAAAAACACAATATGTGATATTTGTGGTAAAACATTTGCATGTCAGAGTGCCTTGGACATTCATTACAGAAGCCATACCAAAGAGAGGCCATTTATATGTACAGTCTGCAACCGTGGCTTTTCCACTAAAGGCAATTTAAAACAGCATATGCTTACCCACCAGATGCGAGATCTACCATCACAACTTTTTGAGCCCAGTTCCAACTTGAGTATTAACACACACCTAACACCAAACCCAACTCCAAATCCACTGGCAACCATAATAAAGACTGAGTTTAATGGTTTTTTGCATGGCTCAACTCAGGAAAGTAAAGAACAGACTCCAAGTATTAAATCTTCAGGATCTCTGTCCTCCTCTGCTACGTCACCGGTTCTCCTTTCAGCTTTGGCCAGAAGGACTCCAAAGCAGCATTACTGCCATGCATGTGGCAAGTCTTTTTCATCTTCCAGTGCTTTACAAATCCATGAGAGAACCCATACTGGTGAAAAACCATTTGCCTGCACTATATGTGGAAGAGCGTTTACAACAAAAGGCAATCTTAAG GTTCATATGGGTACTCACATGTGGAACAGTACACCTGCAAGGAGAGGAAGACGGCTTTCTGTGGATGGGCCTATGGCATTTTTAGGAGGGAATCCTATCAAATTTCCTGAAATATTCCAGAAAGACTTGGTTGCCAGGACAGGCAATGGGGACCCATCCAGTTTCTGGAACCAGTATGCTGCAGCTCTGTCCAatggcttggccatgaagaccaaTGAAATTTCCGTTATTCAGAATGGTGGAATTACTCCAATGACTGGAAGCTTGGGAAACGGTGGGAGCTCCCCCATCAGTGGTCTCACTGGGAACCTAGAAAAACTGCAAAACTCTGAACCAAATGCACCTCTAGCTGGTCTGGAGAAACTAGCAAGCAGCGAGAATGGGACTTCCTTCAAGTTCATGCGTTTTGTGGAGGACAGCAAAGAGATTGCTACAAACTAG